From the genome of Acinetobacter sp. TR3:
ATGTTTGCTCTGTACTTGCTCTTCCCTTTTTCTTGACGATTACTTTTACTGGTTTAGCTATTTTCTTTTACTTATATTTACCGTGGGGTATGAAACAATTATATCCTGAAAAGCCATTTCAATATTTCACGGAGATCAGAACGATCTCTCAAACAACCGATATCGACTCTCCCCCAAGCCCAGCAGATATGCAGCCAATCACTGTGTTATTAGAGAAATTACCACAGCAATGGGAAAACAAAGAATTTGCAACGATTGAGGTTAAAAATCCAAATACCAATCAAGCAAAAATCACTTTCAAACAATTAGAAGATCATTCCATTACCTTAAATCAAACACAAATTACCTTAAATGGTGCTGGAAAAATTTTAGGCAACACAAGAAATAATAGTCCAGTAGCAACCTTAAATGCAGGCGTTTATGGTCTACATATGGCTACATTTGCGCAACCACTACTACGATTTGCTTTCTTTTGTTCAGGAATACTAGGTTGTTTGATGATTGCGTCAGGACTATTACTATGGAGTCTCAAGCGCCAAATCCAAAATAAATCTGAGAAGTTTCACCTTGGTTTTTATTTGGTGGATCGTTTGAATGTTGCGACGTTTATTGGCTTACCAATCGCCATGTTAGGTTATCTTTTTGCAAACAGATTGATACATATTACTGCAACCACCCCGAATTATGAAATTTATACTTTTTTTAGTGTGTGGATGCTGAGCTTAATTATAGCCCTACTCACTCCTAAACAATATTTATGGAAATCACAAGTTTTCTTTTTCGGTTTGATTGCAGTTGTTTTACCAATATATAACTTAGTGTATCTCAATAATCATCGATTAATTTCGGACCTTTCAAGTTATTGGTTATTTCTGCGTGTTGATTTATTCCTGCTCATTTGCGCCGTATTCGCTATTTTTATTTTTAGAAATATTCAACCTATTCAGGAAAAGTCCATACAAAAAATTAAAACAAAATTAGCGCAAAATAAGGTGAAGGCATGATTTTTTTGAGTCTAATTTTGATACTGATTGGAATGACCTTTTTATATAAATGTAGTTCTAAGCAAATCAGCAAAACGGAGCAAATATATCTCATTCGCTATAAAACTTTCTTCAAAATTTTTGCTTACCTCTGCTTTTTAATTTCGGGAAGCCTACTCTGTCTTGAATATGGAAGCGCTATAGGATTTGTAAGTTGGTGGTTATTTGCGACACCGATTACATTTCTACTTGTGTTATGGGTTAATGAATTAAAACCTAACAAAAATAAAATTTTAGCAAAGTAGAGAATGTTTAAATTACTAGACCTCTTGCAAAAGTCAAAAAACAATCAGATGTAAGTATTGATTTTATTAAGTTTGATCAATTCTAAAATCATTGAAAATAGCACTTACGCAAGAGGTCTACTCTACTTTTCAATTAATTAT
Proteins encoded in this window:
- a CDS encoding PepSY-associated TM helix domain-containing protein, with amino-acid sequence MQNKSVRQSMAWLHAWTGLIFGWLLFAIFLMGTSAYYRHQINLWMQPQLSHYQINQVTAIQTATEYLEKNAADAKSWYIKVANKEEPVNKIYWEKSIGGYESRDLDANTGQELKLSATQGGDFFYNFHFQLYGLPVLIGRLIVCIAAFIMLVALVSGIITHKKIFTDFFTLRTFKSQRSWLDFHNVCSVLALPFFLTITFTGLAIFFYLYLPWGMKQLYPEKPFQYFTEIRTISQTTDIDSPPSPADMQPITVLLEKLPQQWENKEFATIEVKNPNTNQAKITFKQLEDHSITLNQTQITLNGAGKILGNTRNNSPVATLNAGVYGLHMATFAQPLLRFAFFCSGILGCLMIASGLLLWSLKRQIQNKSEKFHLGFYLVDRLNVATFIGLPIAMLGYLFANRLIHITATTPNYEIYTFFSVWMLSLIIALLTPKQYLWKSQVFFFGLIAVVLPIYNLVYLNNHRLISDLSSYWLFLRVDLFLLICAVFAIFIFRNIQPIQEKSIQKIKTKLAQNKVKA
- a CDS encoding DUF1634 domain-containing protein, yielding MIFLSLILILIGMTFLYKCSSKQISKTEQIYLIRYKTFFKIFAYLCFLISGSLLCLEYGSAIGFVSWWLFATPITFLLVLWVNELKPNKNKILAK